One region of Haladaptatus cibarius D43 genomic DNA includes:
- a CDS encoding twin-arginine translocase subunit TatC: MSTSGNSLIGEDTAKTVASGRETIGAMLSSAQKHLQKVFIVFVLGFLGSFYAMSMAVWPFLEDVTTSGMPDRIMNQVNIVAVTPFDVILLQAKIAMIAGALIALPVLLYLSRDSLRQREWYPDLSISYWKIFPMVVLAIVLFIGGLSYGYSLFFPIMFGFLAENAVNAGFSPNYGIVEWTEFVLVLTLSFGLAAEMPLVMSSLGYTGIVRYETFRDKWRYAVIGIFVFGAFFSPPDPFTQIMWAAPLLVLYAFSLYLTKIVVTIRRGSEEVSLGRTVREKWNHIVGIMLVTGGGAYLFISQGGGLYVQNELLPMLPAEYRPVNDIPTLQQFLGLPRETAIIAVVAGFALLGIVIAVLYFLFASLEAGSTMEPSGAPSALDVDELDSAGVRAAPPEVFEEMSEGESLDHARTAMENDNPDKAQLILDRWDEVNEEDEEEEDPEARDADGAPLAEDVARQHNKDDDGNVVQSTAAGMANAFTDDETTEDDIGGYYYDIAFIFRSLTSKMFRIVGMFMLVLAGVFVWLYNGGMGEINDDFTQRVPQEIVRQGDLLNIVTLHPVEALIFEVKISTLLAAVSVLPMVLYYGWPAMKERKLVKGNRNVFFVWGLALFIGLAVGSAIGYGLIAPSIISWLVTDAHAAEMMISYRVKSFFWLVFFTTVGIGLLANIPVSMLLFHTGGILSYESMRNRWRVFVVGTFAIAGLVTPDSLYTMFLVAIPTSLAYGLGLAMLGSSRLIRTKGLHLLGIATVGFLAVYAFFLGGGDVWLNQAFLSALPTAIQPESLLVEQLLGRDRTTAITVASVASALVSLVVGLVAFAVRSHRARQR, encoded by the coding sequence ATGTCTACCTCGGGGAACAGCCTTATCGGCGAAGATACCGCGAAGACGGTCGCCAGCGGCCGTGAGACGATTGGTGCGATGCTTTCGAGCGCGCAGAAGCATCTGCAAAAAGTCTTTATCGTATTCGTTCTCGGCTTCCTCGGTTCGTTCTACGCGATGTCGATGGCTGTCTGGCCATTTTTGGAGGATGTGACGACTTCGGGGATGCCGGACAGAATAATGAACCAAGTCAACATCGTCGCGGTGACGCCTTTCGACGTCATCCTCCTGCAAGCGAAGATAGCGATGATTGCCGGTGCACTCATTGCGCTTCCCGTCCTTCTGTATCTTAGCCGCGATTCGCTTCGACAACGCGAATGGTACCCCGACCTCTCGATTTCGTACTGGAAAATCTTCCCGATGGTCGTCCTCGCCATCGTCCTCTTCATCGGGGGTCTTTCCTACGGCTACTCGCTTTTCTTCCCGATAATGTTCGGGTTTCTCGCCGAGAACGCGGTCAACGCGGGATTCAGCCCGAACTACGGCATCGTCGAATGGACGGAGTTCGTTCTCGTTCTGACCCTTTCGTTCGGCCTCGCCGCCGAGATGCCCCTCGTCATGAGTTCGCTCGGCTACACGGGCATCGTCCGCTACGAAACGTTCCGCGACAAGTGGCGATACGCGGTCATCGGCATCTTCGTCTTCGGCGCGTTTTTCTCCCCGCCAGACCCCTTCACGCAGATTATGTGGGCCGCGCCACTGCTCGTCCTGTACGCGTTCAGCCTCTACCTGACGAAAATCGTCGTCACCATCCGTCGCGGAAGTGAGGAGGTAAGCCTCGGAAGGACGGTTCGGGAGAAGTGGAACCACATCGTCGGCATCATGCTGGTCACCGGTGGCGGAGCGTACCTGTTCATCTCGCAGGGTGGTGGCCTCTACGTCCAGAACGAACTGCTTCCGATGCTTCCGGCGGAGTACCGCCCAGTGAACGACATCCCGACCCTTCAGCAGTTCCTCGGTCTTCCGCGAGAGACGGCCATTATCGCGGTTGTCGCCGGATTCGCGCTCTTGGGAATCGTTATCGCAGTTCTCTACTTCCTGTTCGCCTCGCTCGAAGCCGGTTCGACGATGGAGCCATCGGGTGCGCCGAGCGCGCTCGATGTTGACGAACTCGATTCGGCGGGCGTTCGAGCGGCCCCACCAGAAGTGTTCGAGGAGATGAGCGAAGGGGAGTCGCTTGACCACGCGCGCACCGCGATGGAGAACGATAACCCCGACAAAGCACAGCTCATCCTCGACCGCTGGGACGAAGTCAACGAAGAGGACGAGGAAGAAGAAGACCCCGAAGCCCGCGACGCCGACGGTGCTCCACTCGCCGAGGACGTTGCGAGACAGCATAATAAGGACGACGACGGAAACGTCGTTCAAAGCACGGCCGCCGGGATGGCAAACGCCTTTACCGACGACGAAACGACGGAAGACGACATCGGCGGCTACTACTACGACATCGCGTTCATCTTCCGGAGCCTCACGTCGAAGATGTTCCGCATCGTCGGGATGTTCATGCTCGTCCTTGCGGGTGTGTTCGTCTGGCTCTACAACGGCGGTATGGGTGAGATCAACGACGACTTCACGCAGCGCGTCCCGCAGGAAATCGTTCGACAGGGTGACCTGCTCAACATCGTGACGCTTCACCCCGTCGAGGCGCTTATCTTCGAGGTGAAAATCAGTACCCTGCTCGCCGCCGTCTCTGTGCTTCCGATGGTGCTGTACTACGGCTGGCCCGCGATGAAAGAGCGCAAACTCGTCAAGGGGAACCGCAACGTGTTCTTCGTCTGGGGTCTGGCGCTCTTCATCGGCCTCGCCGTCGGGAGTGCCATCGGTTACGGACTCATCGCGCCGAGCATTATTTCGTGGCTCGTTACCGACGCGCACGCCGCGGAGATGATGATCTCCTACCGGGTGAAGAGCTTCTTCTGGCTCGTCTTTTTCACCACAGTCGGTATCGGCCTGCTCGCAAACATCCCGGTTTCGATGTTGCTGTTCCACACGGGCGGCATCCTCAGCTACGAGTCGATGCGCAACCGCTGGCGAGTGTTTGTCGTCGGAACCTTCGCAATCGCGGGACTGGTGACGCCGGACAGCCTCTACACGATGTTCCTCGTCGCAATCCCGACTTCACTGGCGTACGGACTGGGACTGGCGATGCTCGGCTCCAGTCGCCTCATCCGAACGAAAGGTCTCCATCTGTTGGGAATCGCTACCGTTGGCTTCCTCGCAGTGTACGCCTTCTTCCTCGGTGGTGGCGACGTCTGGCTGAATCAGGCCTTCCTCTCGGCGCTTCCGACCGCGATTCAACCGGAGTCGCTGTTGGTGGAGCAGTTGCTCGGACGCGACCGAACAACCGCCATCACCGTCGCTTCGGTGGCTAGTGCGCTGGTCTCGCTCGTCGTCGGACTGGTTGCGTTCGCGGTGCGGTCTCACCGAGCGCGACAGCGATAA
- a CDS encoding ribbon-helix-helix domain-containing protein produces MSKISVEVPDELLADLDAHVGEDGKFVNRSEAIRASVRKMLDVLDEIDERHGRLQDD; encoded by the coding sequence ATGAGCAAGATAAGCGTCGAAGTGCCCGACGAACTGCTGGCCGACTTGGATGCACACGTCGGTGAGGACGGCAAATTCGTCAACCGAAGCGAGGCGATTCGTGCCTCCGTCAGGAAGATGCTGGACGTTTTAGACGAGATAGACGAGCGCCACGGGAGATTACAGGATGACTGA
- a CDS encoding queuosine precursor transporter — protein sequence MTDRRPESALATGQLAIAGLFVTALVTAQLTAAKVLAFGLPFSLPITKDALVLPGAALAYALTFFASDCYSELYGRRAATRLVNVGLVMNFVMLVLVWSTIQAPAAQSSVDPAMFETVLGASTPIVVGSLLAYVVSQNWDVFVFHKIRELTDGAHLWARNIGSTASSQAIDTVIFVTVAFFVFPQYLGIGAQLPGNVILSLIVGQYIFKLLIAAIDTPFVYAVVGYLRSQGHALPYSTATD from the coding sequence ATGACTGATAGAAGGCCAGAATCCGCTCTCGCCACCGGCCAACTCGCCATCGCCGGACTGTTCGTCACGGCCCTCGTGACGGCCCAACTCACCGCCGCGAAAGTACTGGCCTTTGGCCTTCCGTTTTCGCTCCCGATTACCAAGGACGCGTTGGTTCTTCCGGGTGCGGCGTTGGCCTACGCGCTGACCTTCTTCGCGTCGGACTGCTATTCCGAGTTGTACGGACGACGCGCCGCGACGAGACTCGTGAACGTCGGTTTGGTCATGAACTTCGTTATGCTCGTCCTCGTCTGGTCAACCATCCAAGCGCCCGCGGCGCAGTCTAGCGTTGACCCGGCGATGTTCGAAACCGTCCTTGGCGCGAGTACGCCAATCGTCGTCGGTAGTCTGTTGGCCTACGTTGTGAGCCAGAACTGGGACGTTTTCGTCTTCCACAAAATCCGCGAACTCACCGACGGCGCGCACCTTTGGGCGCGCAACATCGGTTCGACGGCGAGCAGTCAGGCCATCGACACGGTCATTTTCGTCACTGTTGCGTTTTTCGTCTTCCCCCAGTATCTCGGCATCGGGGCGCAACTCCCCGGAAACGTCATCCTCTCGCTCATCGTCGGACAGTACATCTTCAAACTGCTCATCGCGGCCATCGACACGCCGTTCGTTTACGCCGTCGTCGGCTATCTGCGCTCGCAAGGTCACGCACTGCCGTATTCGACTGCGACGGACTGA
- a CDS encoding 23S rRNA (uridine(2552)-2'-O)-methyltransferase: protein MARKDQYYNKSKQEGYRARSAYKLKQLDEEANLIDSGETVIDLGAAPGGWLQVAKETVGDSGTVVGVDLQRIDELDGVETIRGDMTEEKTRDKVRESVGTADVVLSDMAPNMTGEYSLDHARSVYLARQAFETALEILDSGGDFVAKVFQGPDLADLRADIEGEFEYVRTMSPDASRDESSEVYLVARGYLTAPVEAGDTLEVTIKNVGSEGDGIAKVEGYTLFVPSTEAGETVEIRVEEVKPRFGFAQRID, encoded by the coding sequence ATGGCTCGCAAAGACCAGTACTACAATAAATCCAAACAGGAGGGTTACCGCGCTCGGTCGGCCTACAAACTAAAACAGTTGGACGAGGAGGCGAACCTCATCGACAGCGGCGAAACGGTCATCGACCTCGGTGCCGCCCCCGGCGGGTGGCTACAGGTTGCAAAGGAGACAGTCGGCGACTCCGGAACCGTCGTCGGCGTTGACCTCCAGCGAATCGACGAACTAGACGGCGTCGAGACGATTCGCGGCGACATGACCGAGGAGAAAACGCGCGACAAAGTCCGCGAGTCGGTCGGCACTGCCGACGTGGTACTCTCGGACATGGCACCGAATATGACCGGTGAATACAGTCTTGACCACGCCCGCTCTGTCTACCTCGCCCGGCAGGCGTTCGAGACGGCGCTAGAGATACTCGATAGCGGCGGCGACTTCGTCGCAAAGGTGTTTCAGGGGCCGGATTTGGCCGACCTGCGCGCCGACATCGAAGGCGAGTTCGAATACGTCAGGACGATGAGTCCCGACGCTTCGCGCGACGAATCCTCGGAAGTGTATCTCGTTGCTCGTGGCTATCTCACCGCACCTGTCGAAGCGGGCGACACCCTCGAAGTGACCATCAAGAACGTCGGAAGCGAGGGCGACGGCATCGCAAAAGTCGAAGGCTACACGCTGTTCGTTCCGAGCACGGAGGCCGGTGAAACGGTCGAAATTCGCGTCGAGGAAGTCAAACCGCGATTCGGCTTCGCCCAGCGAATCGACTAA
- a CDS encoding DNA polymerase sliding clamp, with product MFKAIVSADTLRTTIDSVGVLVDECKIHLEEDGLAIKAVDPANVGMVDLQLSNEAFESYEADGGVIGVNLDRLESIAGMASSDQLIELELDEETRKLHIKIDGLEYTLALIDPDSIRQEPDIPDLDLPATIVVEGSDIDRAVKAADMVSDHIALGVDEDEDVFYVEAEGDTDNVDLKLDTDDLIDLTAGPAHSLFSLDYLKDMNKALPKNGEVTIDLGEEFPLKLHFETAEGMGEVTYMLAPRIQSD from the coding sequence ATGTTCAAGGCTATCGTGAGCGCGGATACGCTCCGGACGACGATTGATTCCGTGGGCGTACTGGTGGATGAGTGTAAAATCCACCTCGAAGAGGATGGCCTCGCTATCAAGGCGGTTGACCCGGCCAACGTCGGCATGGTTGACCTCCAACTCTCCAACGAGGCATTCGAATCCTACGAAGCGGACGGCGGCGTCATCGGCGTCAATCTTGACCGACTCGAAAGCATTGCGGGAATGGCCAGTTCCGACCAACTAATCGAGTTGGAACTGGACGAAGAAACCCGCAAACTTCACATCAAAATCGACGGACTGGAGTACACTCTCGCACTCATCGACCCCGACTCCATCCGGCAGGAACCCGACATTCCGGACTTAGACCTCCCGGCGACCATCGTCGTCGAAGGCTCGGACATCGACCGCGCCGTCAAAGCCGCGGATATGGTTTCCGACCACATCGCACTCGGCGTTGACGAAGACGAGGACGTGTTCTACGTCGAAGCGGAAGGCGACACCGACAACGTCGATTTGAAACTCGACACCGACGACCTCATCGACCTCACCGCGGGCCCGGCCCACTCCTTGTTCAGTCTCGACTATCTGAAGGATATGAACAAGGCGCTCCCGAAAAACGGCGAAGTGACCATCGACCTCGGCGAGGAGTTCCCGTTGAAACTTCATTTCGAGACTGCAGAAGGCATGGGCGAAGTGACGTACATGCTCGCACCGCGTATTCAGAGCGACTAA
- a CDS encoding DUF7474 family protein, with protein sequence MPRFAYPCPDCRTTTNLHGPDCRFDGEPWADIEKSYTDIVAVLSTDSHTEEELRETIHGRWDGLHAAALSRLKHEKRVVESDGALRLLSAEEFRETVSEPSFEPMETIYEKGSVPGTHDNAVFAMIAWYEMVGLSWPETRENVVEWLHKSGTWGRGGFEESSPEELVENKRHVYEAGYGWKEKAQSAKAVIDRNL encoded by the coding sequence GTGCCACGTTTCGCGTATCCGTGTCCCGACTGCCGAACCACGACGAACCTCCACGGTCCGGACTGCCGGTTCGACGGCGAACCGTGGGCCGACATCGAGAAGTCGTACACGGACATCGTCGCGGTGCTCTCCACCGATTCGCACACGGAAGAAGAGCTTCGTGAGACGATTCACGGGCGCTGGGATGGCCTTCACGCGGCGGCGCTGAGTCGCCTCAAACACGAAAAACGAGTGGTCGAAAGCGACGGCGCGCTCCGCCTTCTCAGCGCAGAGGAGTTCCGCGAGACGGTGTCCGAACCGAGTTTCGAACCGATGGAGACGATTTACGAGAAAGGGAGCGTTCCCGGAACCCACGACAACGCCGTCTTCGCCATGATTGCGTGGTACGAAATGGTCGGCCTGTCGTGGCCCGAAACACGCGAAAACGTCGTCGAGTGGCTCCACAAAAGCGGGACGTGGGGACGCGGCGGATTCGAAGAATCCTCACCCGAGGAACTGGTCGAAAACAAGCGTCACGTCTACGAGGCGGGCTACGGATGGAAGGAAAAAGCCCAGTCGGCGAAGGCGGTTATCGACCGGAATCTGTGA
- a CDS encoding DNA primase large subunit PriL produces MNSLHARYPFLTSSREAVRDANLVLAEVIAGEGDRHPAVERGVERVRRALLDGTVRSPADGPRWGVTAEVLSYPIARMLVSLLDAPGAVEKYASAEAGTAYEQFVGDFESSDDGLKSTQGTSLTLESLLSDFDLSGSVTRREDDFGVAVGTYLSLVGDFPGDDWRLVSRRLSDGVVGVSQAELHELLRAAAEERIASDLPLSVPEEIADALSAEVAELESSFTDADFSHDIDTLAPGFFPPCMKALLTDMRDGKSLAPASEFSLVSFLASIGLDADEVLALCEVRDSSRADRLRYRVERVRDERSAQFAPPSCATLDAYGDCVNKDDRCETITHPLVYYEDALDENGAVTDWRDR; encoded by the coding sequence ATGAACTCGCTCCACGCCCGATACCCGTTCCTCACGAGTTCCCGTGAGGCGGTTCGGGACGCGAATCTCGTCCTCGCCGAAGTCATCGCTGGCGAGGGTGACCGCCATCCCGCGGTCGAGCGTGGCGTGGAGCGCGTGCGCCGCGCACTGCTGGACGGGACGGTTCGTTCACCCGCAGACGGCCCGCGATGGGGTGTGACCGCGGAAGTCCTCTCGTATCCCATCGCCCGGATGTTGGTGTCGCTGCTCGATGCCCCCGGCGCAGTCGAAAAGTACGCCAGTGCGGAGGCGGGAACGGCCTACGAGCAGTTCGTCGGGGATTTCGAATCGTCCGACGACGGCCTGAAAAGCACGCAAGGTACCTCGCTCACGCTCGAATCGCTCCTTTCTGATTTCGACCTTTCCGGGTCGGTGACGAGACGCGAGGACGATTTCGGCGTTGCGGTCGGCACCTATCTCTCGCTCGTCGGCGATTTTCCGGGCGACGACTGGCGACTCGTTTCGCGGCGACTTTCGGACGGCGTAGTCGGGGTGTCGCAGGCGGAACTCCACGAACTGCTTCGCGCCGCGGCCGAAGAACGAATCGCCTCTGACCTCCCGCTTTCCGTGCCGGAGGAAATCGCGGATGCGCTTTCGGCGGAAGTGGCGGAACTGGAATCGTCCTTTACCGACGCGGACTTTTCACACGACATCGACACGCTCGCGCCCGGATTCTTCCCGCCGTGTATGAAGGCGCTGCTCACGGATATGCGGGATGGGAAATCGCTTGCTCCCGCATCGGAGTTTTCGCTCGTATCGTTTCTCGCCAGCATTGGACTCGACGCCGACGAGGTGCTGGCGCTCTGTGAAGTGCGCGATTCGTCGCGTGCAGATCGCCTGCGCTACCGCGTCGAACGTGTCCGCGACGAGCGAAGCGCGCAGTTCGCCCCGCCCAGTTGCGCGACGCTGGACGCTTACGGCGACTGCGTGAACAAAGACGACCGCTGTGAGACGATTACGCATCCCCTCGTCTACTACGAGGACGCGCTGGACGAGAACGGGGCCGTGACGGACTGGCGCGACCGGTAG
- a CDS encoding DUF7472 family protein: MNIEGETIRDIVVSVVSVGLFIAATVFVGTQYDSGGLTEQGALALVAVMVGFVFLMTGVGLWLANQH; the protein is encoded by the coding sequence ATGAATATCGAGGGCGAGACGATTCGTGACATCGTCGTCTCCGTCGTGTCGGTCGGTCTATTTATCGCAGCCACAGTTTTCGTCGGCACTCAGTACGACAGCGGCGGCCTCACGGAACAGGGCGCGCTCGCACTCGTCGCCGTCATGGTCGGCTTCGTGTTCCTGATGACCGGCGTCGGTCTCTGGCTAGCGAATCAACACTAA
- the hjc gene encoding Holliday junction resolvase Hjc: MMANAKGDRRERELVNKLDEEGFAVMRAPASGGATQRELPDVLAGNGDVFYAIEAKSSSGDPIYLSGEEVEALVYFSQNFGAKPKIGVRFDREDWYFFHPADVHQTDGGNYRVKKETALEEGNPMVALQTDDEDEGSEHEIGDVLNAVAEGILTVEEAEEMLK, from the coding sequence GTGATGGCGAACGCGAAAGGCGATAGGCGGGAGCGCGAACTCGTCAACAAGTTGGACGAGGAAGGATTCGCGGTCATGCGCGCTCCTGCAAGCGGGGGTGCGACCCAGCGCGAACTGCCGGACGTGCTGGCCGGAAACGGGGACGTGTTCTACGCCATCGAGGCGAAATCCAGTTCCGGCGACCCGATTTATCTCTCCGGAGAGGAGGTCGAAGCACTCGTCTACTTCTCGCAGAACTTCGGCGCGAAACCGAAAATCGGCGTGCGCTTCGACCGCGAGGATTGGTACTTCTTCCACCCGGCGGACGTACATCAGACCGACGGGGGAAACTACCGAGTGAAAAAAGAAACCGCGCTGGAGGAGGGCAACCCGATGGTCGCCCTCCAAACCGACGACGAAGACGAGGGGTCGGAACACGAAATCGGCGACGTGTTGAACGCAGTTGCGGAAGGAATCCTCACGGTGGAAGAAGCGGAAGAGATGCTGAAGTAG
- a CDS encoding formate/nitrite transporter family protein — protein MEDRPTDQQKPRESILASQIDEGLNELERPTNGLFLSALSAGLDIGFGPLLMVVLATLVGSSWGTPLTTLLIANAYAVGFIFVILGRSELFTEHTTLAVLPVLDRKATVKQLGRLWGIVYLGNIVGGAMFAVSMAYLAPAYGIAETSAFVDIAEKLVDHGPFVLLAGGVLAGWMMGLLSWLLSASQETTSRIFAIWLVTMSIGVAHLPHSIAGNVEVLAGTVVSAEITLLHYLRFLALATVGNAIGGTVFVALLKYSHVVRGGE, from the coding sequence ATCGAGGACAGACCCACTGACCAGCAGAAACCGAGGGAGTCGATTCTGGCATCACAGATAGATGAGGGATTGAATGAACTCGAACGCCCCACGAACGGCCTGTTTCTCTCCGCGCTGTCGGCGGGATTGGATATCGGGTTCGGCCCTCTGCTCATGGTCGTCTTGGCGACACTCGTCGGAAGTTCGTGGGGAACGCCGTTGACGACCCTTCTCATCGCTAACGCCTACGCCGTCGGTTTTATCTTCGTTATCCTCGGACGCTCGGAACTGTTCACCGAACACACGACGCTGGCGGTGTTGCCCGTTCTCGACCGAAAAGCCACCGTCAAGCAACTCGGACGCCTGTGGGGAATCGTCTATCTCGGCAACATCGTCGGCGGTGCGATGTTCGCCGTTTCGATGGCGTACCTTGCCCCGGCCTATGGCATCGCGGAAACAAGCGCGTTCGTGGACATCGCAGAGAAACTCGTTGACCACGGGCCGTTCGTGTTGCTCGCCGGCGGCGTCCTCGCCGGGTGGATGATGGGCCTACTTTCGTGGCTTCTCTCCGCGTCCCAAGAAACGACCTCACGGATATTCGCCATCTGGCTCGTCACGATGAGTATCGGCGTCGCCCACCTCCCGCACTCGATTGCGGGCAACGTCGAGGTACTGGCTGGTACGGTCGTGTCCGCGGAAATCACACTTCTTCACTATCTTCGATTCCTCGCGCTCGCAACCGTCGGCAACGCCATCGGTGGCACCGTGTTCGTCGCGCTGTTGAAGTACAGCCACGTCGTTCGCGGCGGTGAATAG
- a CDS encoding adenosylhomocysteinase, translated as MAEYPSISEQLDDVESARVEGHRKMDWARQHMPIMTAVREEFEGEKPLDGQRIGMAMHVEAKTAVLVETLADGGADVAVTGCNPLSTHDDVSAALDEHPNITCYAKRGVDDEEYYKAIEAVIDIEPTITVDDGMDMVAAIHEDYPELIDSIVGGCEETTTGVHRLRAMDADGALDYPVFAVNDTPMKRLFDNVHGTGESSLATIAMTTNLSWAGKTVVVAGYGYCGKGVAKKAAGQNANVVVTEVEPRRALEAHMEGYDVKPMTEAAKEGDVFITTTGNRDVITEDHFGQMKDGVLLANAGHFDIEIDLNKLSDLAVSERDARDGVHEYEMEDGRRLNVLAEGRLVNLAAPLALGHPVEVMDQSFGVQAACVREMVENSEKYDAGVHDVPDELDKEIAEIKLSADGVEFDSLTDEQADYMGSWQHGT; from the coding sequence ATGGCAGAGTATCCATCGATTAGCGAGCAACTCGACGATGTCGAGAGTGCTCGCGTCGAAGGGCATCGGAAGATGGACTGGGCGCGACAGCACATGCCGATTATGACGGCGGTCAGAGAGGAGTTCGAAGGAGAGAAACCCCTCGACGGCCAGCGAATCGGGATGGCGATGCACGTCGAAGCGAAAACCGCCGTGTTGGTCGAAACCCTCGCAGACGGTGGCGCGGACGTCGCCGTCACGGGTTGCAACCCGCTTTCGACCCACGACGACGTGAGCGCCGCGCTGGACGAACACCCCAACATTACCTGCTACGCCAAACGCGGCGTGGACGACGAGGAATACTACAAAGCAATCGAGGCCGTCATCGACATCGAACCCACCATCACGGTGGACGACGGGATGGACATGGTCGCCGCGATTCACGAGGACTACCCCGAACTCATCGACTCCATCGTCGGCGGATGTGAGGAAACCACGACCGGCGTCCACCGACTCCGCGCGATGGACGCAGACGGCGCACTCGACTACCCCGTTTTCGCCGTCAACGACACGCCGATGAAACGCCTGTTCGACAACGTCCACGGCACGGGCGAATCCTCGCTCGCAACCATCGCCATGACGACGAACCTCTCGTGGGCCGGGAAAACCGTCGTTGTCGCTGGCTACGGCTACTGTGGCAAAGGCGTCGCAAAGAAGGCCGCGGGCCAGAACGCGAACGTCGTCGTCACGGAAGTCGAACCGCGCCGTGCCCTCGAAGCCCACATGGAAGGCTACGACGTCAAACCGATGACAGAGGCCGCGAAAGAAGGCGACGTGTTCATCACGACGACGGGCAACCGCGACGTGATTACGGAAGACCACTTCGGACAGATGAAAGACGGCGTCCTGCTCGCCAACGCAGGTCACTTCGACATCGAAATCGACCTAAACAAACTCTCCGACCTCGCCGTGAGCGAGCGAGACGCCCGCGACGGCGTCCACGAGTACGAGATGGAAGACGGTCGCCGCCTCAACGTCCTCGCCGAAGGTCGCCTCGTCAACCTCGCTGCACCGCTCGCGCTGGGTCACCCGGTCGAAGTGATGGACCAGAGCTTCGGCGTGCAGGCCGCCTGTGTCCGCGAGATGGTCGAAAACAGCGAGAAGTACGACGCTGGCGTTCACGACGTGCCGGACGAGTTGGACAAGGAAATCGCGGAAATCAAGCTCTCTGCGGACGGCGTCGAGTTCGACTCACTCACCGACGAGCAAGCCGACTACATGGGTAGCTGGCAGCACGGCACGTAA
- a CDS encoding amidohydrolase, translating to MTTLRIAGGQVLRPDMTVEEADVLVDQDEGEILTVGPADDFDSDADETLDADDGLVIPGLVNAHCHAAMTLLRGYADDKPLESWLREDIWPVEGELTPEDVRAGTELGLLEMIQTGTTGFADMYFHVEKVVEAVENAGLRARLGHGVVTIGRDEEAAREDFETSLKIAAEFDGAADGRISTAVMPHSLTTVGEEYLEEYIPQTRELGVPLHYHANETDDEVAPIVDERGERPLEYADEMDMARASDFVAHGVHVDEPEIELLAETGTGVVHCPASNMKLASGMAPVQAMLDAGVTVGLGTDGAASNNDLDMFGEMRDAAMLGKLASNDASAVDAESVVRMATEGSATALGFDSGRIEEGANADLAVLDLSASHLTPRHDLVSHLAYAARGSDVKHTICDGSVLMEDREVLVMDEASVRATADIGATSVVERATR from the coding sequence ATGACAACCCTCCGAATCGCGGGCGGGCAGGTACTGCGACCGGACATGACCGTCGAAGAAGCCGACGTGCTGGTTGACCAAGACGAGGGCGAAATCCTTACGGTCGGCCCGGCAGACGACTTTGACTCCGACGCCGACGAGACGCTGGACGCCGACGACGGACTCGTGATTCCCGGCCTCGTCAACGCGCACTGTCACGCCGCGATGACGCTCCTCCGTGGCTACGCCGACGACAAGCCACTCGAATCGTGGCTCAGAGAGGACATCTGGCCCGTCGAAGGCGAACTGACGCCGGAGGACGTTCGTGCCGGAACCGAACTCGGCCTGCTTGAGATGATACAGACGGGAACGACCGGCTTTGCGGACATGTACTTCCACGTCGAGAAAGTGGTCGAAGCGGTCGAAAACGCAGGCCTTCGCGCCCGACTCGGCCACGGCGTCGTCACGATTGGCCGGGACGAAGAGGCCGCCCGCGAAGACTTCGAAACCAGTCTCAAAATCGCGGCGGAGTTCGACGGTGCCGCTGACGGACGAATTTCGACGGCAGTGATGCCTCACAGTCTGACGACTGTCGGCGAGGAGTACTTGGAGGAGTACATTCCGCAAACGCGCGAACTCGGGGTTCCGCTGCACTACCACGCAAACGAAACGGACGACGAAGTCGCGCCAATCGTGGACGAACGCGGAGAACGACCGCTGGAGTACGCCGACGAGATGGATATGGCTCGTGCGAGCGATTTCGTGGCCCACGGCGTCCACGTCGACGAACCGGAAATCGAACTCCTCGCGGAGACGGGAACCGGCGTCGTTCACTGCCCGGCCTCGAACATGAAACTCGCCAGCGGGATGGCACCAGTGCAGGCAATGCTCGATGCAGGCGTCACGGTCGGACTGGGAACCGACGGCGCGGCGTCGAACAACGACCTCGACATGTTCGGCGAAATGCGCGACGCGGCCATGCTCGGCAAACTCGCCAGCAACGACGCCAGCGCGGTTGACGCCGAATCGGTCGTCCGGATGGCAACCGAGGGAAGCGCGACCGCCCTCGGTTTCGACAGCGGGAGAATCGAGGAGGGTGCGAACGCCGACCTCGCAGTTCTCGACCTGTCGGCGAGTCATCTCACCCCACGTCACGACCTCGTCAGCCACCTCGCCTACGCGGCACGTGGCAGTGACGTGAAACACACGATTTGTGACGGGAGCGTACTCATGGAGGACAGGGAGGTACTGGTTATGGACGAGGCATCCGTTCGAGCGACTGCCGACATCGGGGCAACATCGGTCGTCGAGCGCGCCACCCGATAG